In the genome of Macrobrachium rosenbergii isolate ZJJX-2024 chromosome 53, ASM4041242v1, whole genome shotgun sequence, the window tattgatgtatattatAGATGGATAGATCGAGAGATAAATAGATTTGATTCATGCCTAAGTGAATTATGTCATGAGTCTTATTAAAACagtgtataaaattttatgtcgATCCTATAATTGAAGTATTAATGAagtacaatattaataaaatgcattgtgcttcaaaattataaaatctatttcataaacaagaaatatatgccggaaaattacttgaaaattgcATTAGTGTCGTCGTGTCATATgggaaacaatacaaaaatatgttttgacACTTATGATAGCTAACGTTTGCAACCCATCACCTGAGGTGAGTCATCTGTCAAACGTTTTCTTTACAGTGATCTACTAGAATGAAGAGTTACTGATATCTTAGTGAGTGAATAGTGATTTGTTACGAAAAATTGTGTAAGTTCACCTTGATTTTAAAGGTAAGAACGTTACGTGAGTcttctttttgaaatatatagaaataccGAAATATATTGTAACAAATGTATGAATAAGCAGGGCCGACTATGACTGTCCAAGATGGCTGCCCTCTGGGTCATCAAAACCAATCTGTAAATGTACCCACACGAGAGATTTATTAGCATTTTGAATAAATTCGTATGTAATTCTATGGAATTTCATGAAATAACCAATGGTCTAGGCTCTTGTTTACTCAATTTAATTCCTAAATAAACTTTGTAGCTTATCCCGCATGATAGGCTAACTTGTTTCATGGACACCCATATACCATCATTGCTGGTAAGGTTAGGACCTAAAATGGCGATTTGATGCTGCTTTTTAGTTAGTCGTGGGTCTAGTATATTGCAATGTCTCAATTAGTGAACTTTCTGCACTAATGTATTGTAAATTTAACTATTCGTGACACTAGGCCTAGTTCTGTAGGACGAAGTCTATTAGCCATTGTTGTTGGAGAGGACAAAATCCTTATTTAGATTCATGTTATCGTGGCAGCATAGGTTTTCGTGACAGAATCCTTGTTCCGCAGTATTTCGTTTTTAATTTAGGCAAATAACTGTAAACAAAATCCATAATTAACATACTTGAGTAAAAACATTTGTTCATTATAACATTTAAGTCAAAAGTCGTAAGTTTTACGATGGAGTCTCAGCCTGCGTAACCGGTTTGTGATCGAAATCAGTTGTTCGTATGTCAAGACGTTGCAGTATATTTTAGCTGAGAGAAGCTTGTCTTCATACTCTTTGTAAGTGTAGTATTTTGTTCCATAAGCTTTTCGTATACCCGTAAGGGGCTCTGCATTTTACATAAAGTATTTCAGtataaaaaagttacctgagcctagtggattttttttattcagtaacctATGCCgagtagatttttgtttttcagtgaaacttAAGGAAATATAGTTCCTTTTTTGAGTATTTTAAATTGTTTACAATTGTGAAATTACGCGTGATTGTGTTGCTCTAGCTTTTAATGTACCGGACAACCATTTAGTCTACCTCCTCACCCCATTTAAACATATCACCACGGTAGTTCTCATGTACTATATGAGCCCTTGCCACCAAGAAGTGATGACAAACcatatttcaagtattttataaTGTTGacaaattgttctttttatactGACATGAGATGGTGTTCAATTGGCATAAAACGTCCGTTTTCCCGTTCAGTTAGACCGATCTGTCCTTACTAGTttttgatcctcgaggggctagtagCTTCCGCCATGTCTTAGAGCCCAAACTTCATATGGCCTAAAGTTGTGACGGCCTAACAGGTTCGCGGCCGTAAATAATACGGTCTAATCGTCCCGAACTCGTAAAAATTTCCGGTAGTCAGTTGAAAAGCCTGTAGTAATAATGTGATTGGgaagtaaactgaaaatatacGTTTTGCAGAGAAGCCAAGCGTGTGAAAAAGCAATATATTGCGTGTgggatgtgtgcgtgtgtttgtctgTGCTTTGGTGGGAggtaggggggtggggggaaggataTTGCACCCGTCACTTCTTGCCAACGGAGTCAGGAAATATGAAAGGCCTTTCAGATTTAATTAGTTTGGCTTACTCCTCGAGAGAACTTGTACCCTTGCAGTTGGGTTAGCCCtacttttgattttcagtttGATCAAATCGTTCCTTGTGAGTATTTTAGCTTGATGGCCGCCCCTGTTGGTTTGGTAGAATCCAAAGGTCCTCACCAGGCCTTTTTCCCTTCCCCACTTCCTCACCTTGCTTTTCTCACTTAAGGCTGGCGTAATTTAAACTTTAAGGAAATAtcgttcctttttttaatatttttaaaatattttattgccaGTCTCTTGGTTTTAaatgccattaattttttttatttattctaaaaaaaaggaGATGATTTATCATAAATAAGATGGAAAACTTTCTGTTGGGTATCCAAATAAAAATACGGTTTTGAAGTTTaattccctgttattttttaacagTACATTTCGAATAAGCTTACAACAGTGAGTTTTAACACAAAATAGGACAGGATTTCTGGGTTCCTTAAAttaaaccaaattgcagccacatttttgtcataaaacacattctctctctctctctctctctctctctctctctctctctctctctctctctctctctctctctctctctccttacgaaggcgaatttcctcttcttttcctggGGCTATGAATCAGCTTGTCGAAAATGCCTCACATTCTGAAACCCAGTTATAGTTAATTTAGCTTTTCTATCCAGTTAGTTTATCACACACTGGATGTTCCTCGTTCTTGTTCAGGAGCTGCTGGCAGATCTTTCGTGGTAGCCAGTCTTGGGAAGATATGACCCAGTAGGTGTCTAGAACAGTCTGAAATCACCAAATTTTTCATCAGATTTGCTTCAAATAATAGTCAATGAACAAGTTTTAAAATGtggttattttcttatatatgtgaGATCATTTAAAGTGCATGAATTTAACGTACTGTAAACGTTCTGGATATATAAGTATTTACACTTGGTCAGTTCTGCAACATTAATGAATGGCGTTATCAGAAAGGCTTATTTAGCGTAGGCCTAATATTACGAGTTACACTATAGTACATTGTAGCAAATGCTTGCGTACTTTACACGATAATCGCCTCTTCATTCTAACGACTCACCTCATTGAGAACTAAAATTGGCACGTCTAAAACAGCGGTCGACGAGAGAGCGTGCTGCAGGCTATCTAATGTTTGCCGGTGGCTCGCCCTTGCTGTAGCAAAGAGATGCTGTCCTTCGCCCTCCGTAATACATTTAAATACCAGTTTCCATCGTTGGCCTGCCATTCGATCACACtgtggaaaaagaaatagaaagagagacaTTAGTACAAATGGTTATATTTCTTCGTGTAAAGCAGAGATTCTTATGGGGTTGAGTCAGTTTAAGTGTAAAATCTCTGCTGTAATCcgtcatattttgaaaatatcgaACGTTGAGCAATACTTTATAAGACTAAGGGGAATTTTGAGATTATTAGCCGTAAATGCGTTAATGTATGCAGGAATGAAATGCAGATTAGAGACAAGGGGACACTGCTTATTCGGGGTTAATGCCAACCTAATCCAactttgcttatttttatctAACCCAGTTTTACCAGATCCTCAGATAATTGCTAAAGGTGCCCTAGGCAAAAGCATTTAGTTGTTTCTTCAAATATTGTGAGTCCATGATTTTGAATAAGGAAGCATACACGTACAAGAATTATTAAGTGTACACCATAGGCTACATGCATGCTTGCACACAAATTTATTCTTGCGTTCAGTTGCAGTTTTACGCACTCCTTTTATGCTTACAGGGTGTTCATGCATGGGATTCACTTCGTTTGCATTGTTTGTCTAAGTGATCCAAATTGATTTCTGTCTTTTTCCACAATGAATTTCTTCTCTAGAGAATCAAAAACCTACTCGTGATTTACCAGCTAGTTTTGTTTGATCTAAACATATAAAGCCAGATAGTGCATGAGCCTTTTGCATGTCTGTGAAATAGTCGAAGAtagccagctttttttttttttaagttgaatagCAAGCACATACAGTGATTAATGGTATCATACTACCTGCATTTATTCGAGACATTTTCAGAGGTATTAATGCttgtaaattaatgaaatgattgACTGACTGGTTTGTATTAAACCGGCTTTGAGGCAGTAAATGCCACTGGGACATTTGGCTACGTTCTTTACGGCAattctacagtacagtataagttttccatttttttaaactattgATTCACCTTCCTCGTAGCTCCAATGGCGTCCGTTGGTTTAACTCTGAGCTCCGTAAACGGCGATTTCATGAGACAGGTTGCCAAGGTCACGATGGCTCTCTGGTCCGAATAATATTTCGACGCGCACTGAATGACCTGACCCAGGGCATCGGCGATGACCTGTTCTTCGGCGTCGCCTGTCTAGAGGATAGTAGGATGGCGAATAACTTGTGTGAGAGTTTAGAATAACCAATAACCGttcgaaatattaattttttttcccgatCATGAATAATGAGCTTACGTTGACATTACATTTTATGCTCTTACATGATTTGATTATTACATTTTGAGTACGTGTATATTAGCAAAAGCAGATTTAATAGAAATTTAGTCTTTCATCTTGAGCACGcatatattaacaaaaagcaaatttgataaaaatttagcATTACATTTCTTGTGCGCATATATTAACGAAATCAAATTGAATAAATATTGTCTTTCAAGTCTGCacacattaacaaaaacaaatgtaataaagCTTTAGTCTTTCATTTTGAGTACGCATGTATGAACAAAAGCaaatttaataaaagttttaagaGGAAAGCTGACCTCACCTGTGCTACAATGGGAAGAAGGGTGACTCTGAGATAGTTCTCGAAGGCCCCGGCGACAGGTTCGATGTATTGGTCTAGAACAGTTCTCGATCTGTTGCCCCGGACGGGAAACACTGCCGTCAACCCCAGGTGCtccttgcaagagagagagagagagagagataacgtttcatttttttattggaaagtcAGTACTAGGCTTCTTTGTtgaagataattataattatgtggCTAATGTGTGAGAGAGTGGGTGGCCTTATCTGAAACATTTGTCTTAATACTAAACTGTTTTTGTGTTCATTATCTAGTGGTCAGATTGTCAGTGTTGACTTATTGCCAGTATTCAGAAATAAAGTTGATTTTGTGGAACATTGTATTTGCCTTTTTTACCACTCAGATGTGCTTGGGATAAATGGGAAAATTCGTACATTCGTTATTTGATAAATATGTGgtggtaatttaaatttttttttagtatttagttAAAATGCAAGTTTCAGCCAATGAATATTACttgtgcttttgttattattaagagTAGTAATGGTGGTCATAGATTAAAACCTGTGCATTTTACCATTACTGACTCTTCTTCAGTATCAGTCAGATCTCTGCCTCGCTTCGATCGTCTTAAATCCCCTTATCTTAAAATACTATATCCATTGAAACAGGATTGTATCCTCTTCAGACAGCACATCTCCACTCTTTAATTTTACTCCAAGACCAATTAGCTCGTTAATTTTGTCTGACTGATTTAGTTTTACTCCAAATTCACCCATGAATAGTCCCACCTCTTCTCGGCCCCGTGCACTGTTAAGCAACATCATTTTACCTTTCAGTATTTCACCCTGTGCTTCCATCTCTCGTACCTacacttattttccttttacctttgcCGTCTGCTGTtcctgtgtgtgtctgtgtggccGATCGTTGTGATATATATCAGAGGCATCGAGGAGTACTTTGTCGTTCTCCTTGCCCACGGTCTCGCACTGGTAGTCTCCTCTGCAGTCGTTGTAACAGCACTTGGAATCCTCGGGACACTGGCTGTCAAATATGCACCATTTCTGGGAGAGAGAAAGTACCTGAGATTTTGAATGCTACTTCATGCAAAGGGGTGCTGCTCCATGCGCTGTAATTCCAGATTTACACCTTGTATGGCGTTTAAGCTTGTCAGGGACAAATGGGTGCTTTGGTATGTCCATGTTTAAAAGCAGCATAtgttatgtatgtgcgtgtgtgcttgcACACGTATTTGAGTACATGGTAATCGTGTTGCCgaaatttatgtacagtatattacggccctattgtatatgtgtgtatgtaagcatgaatatatatgtatgtatataattatgtatatattatgtatgtatatatattgtgtatgtacgtgtgtattaATGGAATGACAGTTGCACAGCAAGTCGATACTGGTTAATGAAGCTTGTAAATACATTCAGCAAAATATTAAAAGGCGCGTATCTGGAGtatttaaaatttgcatttttaggCATACGTAGATGTgtgcaaaataatataaaattcccTGTAGGTGTTTATGCTGTATTatttagcatataaatatatgcatactgttATTCATTCAGTACATATTATATCTTgcttatatattcttgtataccGTATAGTACTTACCGCCAAGTGGTAACCGCTTGACAGGTGTTTACTGCATGTGGATAATTCGTAGACAGGACATTCTCTCTTTTCTGGAAGATAATTCAGAATTTTCAGATATTATACATGAAGCTCCTCCTTGGGTTAAAGCAATTTAAGGTCATAAGAAAGCAATTCTACCATCAGAGTACTTGGAGCTAATAGGAGACTTCTGTTGAGACTCAAAACAATATTCGTTGCAAATGGTGGTTGCAGAATGTAAGCGCTTTTGGCAGGAATACTAGCCGCCTTCAAGTGAGCTATTTTCCAGAGCTGCTTCAACGCTAGCAATCGCGCGTTGTAAGCGCTCGCTGTGTTAATGCTCGCGGCGTTAAGGTCAGCCAATGgattgaagttaagtatatcttagtttaaccagaccactgagctgattaacagctctctagaaagggctggcccgaaggattagatatatttttacgtggctaagaagcaattggttacctagcaacgggacctacagcttattgtggtatccgaaccacaataaacagaaacaaattcctcttgttcttcgctggccggtcggagattcgaactcgcgaccatcagagtggtagctgagaacggaacccgctcacccagcgaggaacgcCAATGGATTGAGATAGGTAAATGTTGCTCAGAAAAGATTTCTCCACTATATGCAATAGCTCTTGATAATGAGTGACCTGTGTTTATACGAGGGAAATGCTAGTTTGgaattaaacttaaaaataacagcacacacacactcacagcgcatagataaaaacaaaatcatgtcTTACTGTTGTCACAGCAGTAGGTAGCCTGTGTTTCCCCGTCGACGCAGATCGTCTTACACCTAATGAGGGAAAATGGACCTTCCATTAATTCATTATTCAGTCACTACTTAAAAGTAAGTCGACTTACAAGTGAATTTGTGTAGCAACGTAATTCAAGGGATCATGTTAAGGTGAACAGTTATCTGTAATCAGTAGTTAATTGCGTGGAATAGTATTACGTATTTCTCCATTAACAAGCTTTAACCTATTCTGACCTTACCCTCGATGAGACGAACCAGAACCCGAATCTGGGTCGTCACTGATGATCCAAGTCGCATTGTACCTCACTCTCTTATCTTTAGGCGGCTTCGTCGGTGGAAGAGGTCGAGTTGGTAGCGTCGGGAAGACATCGGGCACGATATCGTTTTCGGGTATCGGAATGGTATCGACAATAATCGGTAAATCGGTCGGGAAAATCACTGCCACCGTGTCTGTCTCGTTGTCCGCTGACGACGGTGATTCAGTGACCAGCCCCAACTCTTCAGTCGTGTCCTCGATTTCGTCCTCTCCTGTTTTGTCAGTAGGATCCAGAACGTAAGGAACTCTCGTGGGTCCCACTGGAATGTATGGTGGTCTAGTTATTGGCTTAAATGGGGCCCTTGTAGTTGGTCCCACTGGTATGTATGGTGGTCTGGTAATGGGTATGAATGGTAGCCTAGTGATTGGTCCTACTGGTATGTATGGTGGCCTGGTTGTTGGCCCTACTGGTATGAATGGTGGCCTAGTGATTGGTCCTACTGGTATGTATGGTGGCCTAGTCGTTGGTCCTACTGGAATGTATGGTGGCCTGGTTGTTGGCCCTACTGGTATGTATGGTGGCCTAGTCGTTGGTCCTACTGGAATGTATGGTGGCCTGGTTGTTGGCCCTACTGGTATGTATGGTGGCCTGGTTGTTGGCCCTACTGGTATGTATGGTGGCCTGGTTGTTGGTCCTACTGGAATGTATGGTGGCCTGGTTGTTGGCCCTACAGGTATATATGGTGGCCTAGTCGTTGGTCCTACTGGAATGTATGGTGGCCTGGTTGTTGGTCCTACTGGTATATATGGCGGCCTAGTCGTTGGCCCTACAGGTATATACGGTGGCCTTGTGGTAGCAGGGGGCACTATATACGTAGGCCATGGAGAGGTTGGGGCGTGTGTAGGTCGAGGCTGTTGGGTTGTGACATTGGGAGGTTGTGATGTTGAGCCGTAGGAATAATAACCCCAGCACGGGTTGTAAGGATAGGGGTAACAAGGATAGTATGGTTGACACCAATTCCTGTAACTTTGGTAAGAACCCTGACTGGCCCAGTCTACTGGGTAGCACCTCTTGCTTCTGGTCAGTGGAGTTTCTTCTAAGACGTCACCGATGACAGGGTCAAAGCTTGCGGACGAAAGAATGAACTGAGGAAGCACCAGGAGGGATGatcgttttctgaaaaggaacagaaatttagtataaaggaaaaatggaaagctTGGACATTGATGTACAAAGCAGTGCAATTACTGTATCtagatttttaaaaacctatcaTTCACCTTACGTCACGATTAAATGGCACAACGGAATTTCACCCTCAAAATCCCAGGCCTCCTTTGGCCCTAATCTAGCCCAGGtcagtgaaaaaatgaaaggtagCGGGAAAACAGTCAGGCTTAGGCCACAAGGAAGCTTAATAGAATTTCAGAGCTAgagtaaatgaaagaaagtgCCAAGCCACGTAGCTTGTGTTTTATCAGACTCAGGGTCAGTTTAGCCAATAATTTGATCATCGTTACGAGGCCCCCTTGAAAATTGCTTTTGGTTACGCCTGTCGAGAGGGAAACAAAATGCGAGAGAAATATCGTGAATATGGTTGGATAAGACTCACGATAATGTCTCGGTAACTTAAAAAACTTTACctaaaataaactgtttttaagAGTCGAACGCAACTGCGTGTGCTCTTCGTCCCTCcaagaaaaatgagagtaaaCCTGAATTCAGAAAACGCAGATAAAAGTGAAAGGCAGAGCACATTTTCATATCGTTCTCGCCTTCGGTACGAAGTGACGCAATAACTTgtgtatttgttcattcattttcctctcgTGTGATATCGCGATggtacagaaaatataatttttatcgcGCAAGGGACTGTCATCATATTTCGTGAGATATATTAAacatttgctttctttcttttgaattcaCTTACACTACGTAATACATTAATCATACTGGCATCCTTAACcttttaaaattatgattaaatcaCAGTACGATACTTGCAGTAAATTGTCATAGCCTAagtgtttgagaaaaaaaaaatccttcagctGGTCTGTCCACATGACCAACTGATAGGTTACGTTTTCCCTCGTGGATCGCATcacaaaagcacaaaaatgaatgaataaataaataacttaaggTACTCACTAGAAGCTCCATGGCAGTCACTCCAGATGGGGGTCGAAGTTACCGTGCCAGTGCGCTCTTCTTGTTTGGCATTGATGCGGCGTGCATATTGAGCATGCGTGGCTCTCCTATCCACCGCGCATGCGTAAGCCCCGTTAGCGTGGCTGCATTTTCAAACGATGTCCGGTTTACCGATTCATTTTGCCGAGATATAAAACCGTCGTTGCTGAATTTGTTGTCGAGTGGTTCTTTTGTTAATTGTactgaacaccaaattctttggaagcttgaatttcaagtcagtgtcccctgtgggcttgttcgttgcgaatagggttcattttctgaataataataataagaataataataataataataataataataataataataatattattattattattattattattattattattattaatctatgtATCCAATAAGACGCTTTAGTATCAGTTTGAGATGCTCTCCTTCACGGAATCAGAATTGATATATTTCCCGTAGatggctagtgccgtcagtgcacctcatgcggtgctctgtaagcattacttaaggttctttgcagcgtgccttcggcccttagctgcaacccctttcgttccttttactgtgcctccgttcatattcccttccatcctgctttccaccttctaacaattgattcatagtgcaactgctttgatgttttcctcctgttaaacctttcagacttttgctgtcagcttccgtttcatcgctgaatgacctcataggtccaagtgcttggcctttggcctaaattctgtattcaagtcAGTCCAATTCAGAATTGATATTGTCATAAGTTTCGAAATACTGTAAACCTTTTTCGTACTGAGGGATAAGACAGTTACTGATATATAGAACGTGTATATATTTGATGTGGGTAGTTTCAGTGTTCCATTTTATAGCCCT includes:
- the LOC136834191 gene encoding uncharacterized protein, which encodes MLNMHAASMPNKKSALARKRSSLLVLPQFILSSASFDPVIGDVLEETPLTRSKRCYPVDWASQGSYQSYRNWCQPYYPCYPYPYNPCWGYYSYGSTSQPPNVTTQQPRPTHAPTSPWPTYIVPPATTRPPYIPVGPTTRPPYIPVGPTTRPPYIPVGPTTRPPYIPVGPTTRPPYIPVGPTTRPPYIPVGPTTRPPYIPVGPTTRPPYIPVGPTTRPPYIPVGPTTRPPYIPVGPTTRPPYIPVGPITRPPFIPVGPTTRPPYIPVGPITRLPFIPITRPPYIPVGPTTRAPFKPITRPPYIPVGPTRVPYVLDPTDKTGEDEIEDTTEELGLVTESPSSADNETDTVAVIFPTDLPIIVDTIPIPENDIVPDVFPTLPTRPLPPTKPPKDKRVRYNATWIISDDPDSGSGSSHRGCKTICVDGETQATYCCDNKKRECPVYELSTCSKHLSSGYHLAKWCIFDSQCPEDSKCCYNDCRGDYQCETVGKENDKVLLDASDIYHNDRPHRHTQEQQTAKEHLGLTAVFPVRGNRSRTVLDQYIEPVAGAFENYLRVTLLPIVAQTGDAEEQVIADALGQVIQCASKYYSDQRAIVTLATCLMKSPFTELRVKPTDAIGATRKCDRMAGQRWKLVFKCITEGEGQHLFATARASHRQTLDSLQHALSSTAVLDVPILVLNETVLDTYWVISSQDWLPRKICQQLLNKNEEHPVCDKLTG